A window of Meriones unguiculatus strain TT.TT164.6M chromosome 13 unlocalized genomic scaffold, Bangor_MerUng_6.1 Chr13_unordered_Scaffold_45, whole genome shotgun sequence genomic DNA:
acatggaaactagaatggacaggcacataaacacaaaaagacaaactATTATCACataagggaaattaaaacaaattcttaaatatatgtttactcataaatgttttacttaaataattcattactgaactcaggtgttgagacAACTACAGGCCTAtctacaaatattttcttcatcatgaattctttcatgaaacagaaatcaaacatgtaggtttgaagtcagagaaattaaTCCTTCTCAGatggtggtatcatttgggaatgtttaaaaaatgtatccctgctggagaaagtatgttacatGGGGTGAGTTtcatagttttcagctgcataccttcTGTAGTTCCTACTCgctgcttcatgctgcaggtggtggttgtgagctccaagcttcctactttagctgccatgtagGACACTTGTGTTACCAAAtttatagtgatcccatatcctctcaggtcataaggcaaagtaaacccATTTGcaagttgccttagacattgtgtttggtcacagaaaatgcacaaatatgcacacataaattttacaactggatgatttatttcatgtaattgaagtgaattgtgattaaaaaaaatgattatctTATTGTTTGAATTCATATGCCTTTAGTCCTTAtaagatttcaattggaaacaaaataaggatggatgtcataaatgcatgcatacactgtTGACACTTGATAGAATTTTCCTCgaaaataatctagtgtaattgaatgcaagctGGTGGGTTAAAGatcttaacaaaatattttattctaatagatgttcttcCGAATGAGTTCTTTtgggttctcaaagactactgtgataagcaaaggctttaagatgtagcccacacagtaaagcttttactcttatacaATGGTAGCATGAAGTAGAAAACCTTACCATACTGCCTACATTCATGGAGTTTCTCTGCAGcgtgactttttctcatgatttcaaagaaaaccctatgaaaaggatatATCACATTGCTTAatcagagggtttcactgcagtgtgtgttcttttatgtatttggaggtaactgtattaagaaggggctttatcacattgaagtcatgtataaggtttctctctactatctgaccatttgtacacttgaagatgactttgatatgcaaaacatgtaaaagcaaattgtatgtgggaacatggaAAAGCAAggtgtcctaagtatttccttttagttaccagccttcattgatttatagggtgaacataagtttaagttcatagtccctaggaaagctgtagacttcccaatagctTATCGGCTTTAATCACTTAACTTTTtttgcccaaaacatgactgttccataccatgatttctggtcccctaacataatgactgacccaaaccacagattctcttttctaaaacataataccttttcctaaccacaaaagaacaaatggatatgattgttttgactgtaaaacttacattttgcatcaggtgccttcctcaatgatgtaaacaaatcccatatccctaaaccataaCTGACGgtaataattcagttgtaaaacactAAAGATGTTTAcaattttcaagctcagaacctctgtaactttctgacTCATTGGATGGGGAGGGATaacagttcaacattatgtgtccttcatcacactggataacaatatttttttcatctgtattgaactgtttgagttgtattggattcagtggacagaagaacacaaaagccttaccatattgattatattctcagatttttttctccattttgaaacttttatgatgatgtagaatatagatatgtgtaaaggtctcccattttaacacattcataaattttctctttatgaattctttcatgatgatgaagattatacaaatgtggagtagcttcaccatgtaaacacactcatagtcttttgttccagtatgaattctttcaagacgttgaagatgattgtgaagagcaaatttttattaggagatgactatTATGTGAAAAGGCTTCgccacatagattacattattaaggtttctctcaagggtgaggtcttttgtatattaggagatgactgttacatacaaaggctttaacacattgattacatccatgagttctctccagtgtgaggtctttttttgtattaggagactactgttacatgcaatggctttaccACCTTAGtaacattcatagggtttctctctagtatgctttctttatgtcataggagattactattatgtcaaaatgctttatcacattggttgttTTGATAAAGTTTCTATCCATTGTGCTTCTACATACATGAaaattattatggcatgcaaagtTTTTGacacattggttatattcatagggtttcactacaatgaatgttcttgttcaagataattcttacatgaaaagacttcacaacattagttatattcataagaatTCTGTGCAACAAAgatttttatgtcttaggagaacactattatctacaaaggctttaccacattagttacattcataaggtttccctccagtgtgagttcttttatgtactagattactgttatgtgcaaaggctttaccacattggttacattcataaggtttctctccagtgtgagttcttttatgtcttaggagatgactgttacgtgcaaaggctttgccacattggttacattcataaggtttctctccagtgtgagttcttttatgtactaggagattactgttagatgcaaaggctttatcacattggttacattcataaggtttctctccagtgtgagttcgtttatgtactaaaagtttactgttacatgcaaaggcttcaccacattggttacattcataaggtttctctccagtgtgagttcttttatgtattaggagatgactgttacgtacaaaggctttaccacattgattacattcataaggtttttctccagtgtgagttcctggtCTTAGGAGAccactgttagatgcataggctttaccacatcggttacattcatgaggtttctctcctatatgtatccttttatgtcttaggatatgacttttatgtgcaaaggcattaaCATATtggctacattcatagtgatccacaccagtatgcatacttttacatgtgtggggcctactgtgatgtgcaaagacttcatattgagtatcttcagggagtttttctgcacaatgattgttttcatacctgcaaagataattggcacatatgacagcttttccacattcattaaactaatggatgtttttgccacatgacttaattttgcagtttgaattaaagaagaattacattttgagttttcatcattatttttatattcacggTTTTCTCCTCTACTGGTTGTTTTGCTGAGCAAGCAATCAGCTAAGTACTGATGAAATCATAGTATTGTTAGTTCTATGCCTGATCACATGTCGTCTATGTTGTAAACATTtttccttccttacttatctattgtacataataaagagctaacaagtgatagcagggcacaaaatggaggacagaacttttGAGTGAGAGAGGATTgctaggaagaagaaagcaaatgacacaccattcaccagcatgacagtgaggttaacagatggacatgaccatgaacaaagaagtagagctggccatgcatccagacactgtgctaggtttgtgttagtgaaaaaaagggttcagaatctgcccagtaaattgcctaagctttaaaatattaaaaagcctctgcatCATTATTTGTATTGCTGGaagctctaaatagcccatataaagcataataggtatcaatttttaaagatctactcaaaatggggactactataccttttagttgttctgggtggtacattgtttctttcaatatacacatattaaaatgacttggACTCATTGTGATATATATCTATTAAAAggataataataaatgacatggttccatgatgcattcacacatttgatttttgttcatcacagacatgtgctatagggattatggtttttccacaacattcgtgactctaaaaaaactgcttttctcacaaaacttaggaacattactacaagtatatgagtaaccccattttactatggatgagttgattagtataatgttttggatatactttcatcacctatttactgtgaatacatttggcaatatctgtgttgtaggagactaaaacaaattgcagttttacttcagcgctaatgagtaaacaattgAAACATTGATCTTGcgtaagtatgatttccttgcattctttcttagaggagtgccttgcaaacacacatcaaatacctaacatggaggtacatggtttagtaacaagttagtcatcatcaataaatactcttaaaacagttcatttacactgtcccttctctttcaaacttccagaacatattaaaattttctcagaaccatattcatatcagctgACATTGAAAATTACCTtgtatgtcttctagaattttgacaatgctcttctatattatgactttcccaattgtagcctaaaatacagtaacagaaaatgtatgctttattattggaaataatacaaagtttaagTCTTGATCTATGGTCAAAGATCCAGTcatctcattcttcctcatcctcaagagaaattacagaagcacatcaataatgaataaagtgtttccccatattttaagaagtaaagaaaattcactgtcctacctatagtagtgaggttcctgtaggtctccagcattacatctttgtagagattcctctgggaaggatccagcaaagcccactcttctcgagtgaaattcatatgcacatcattgtaggtcaatatactctaaaatatccacacacatgtacaaaagaaagcatgatacttagaatactggaaatgtatacttcatttacaatattttcaatgtattctggTGGTTCTTCTACTTAGTTTCTGACACACAAGATGTAATGTAATCACCAACTCTTTTTAGGAGTAAACTCAGtagtgaggttcacctctctaatttctgcatccttttagtAGGATATAGCCTTGCAGGAGAAATGTCAAATAacagatatatagagagagatagagtAAACAGTCAACAGTACTGAGCCCACATGATAGAAATTGTATACACGATTCCTGACTCTCATAAGAATGGGCtggctgggtgtattttctgatgactttaattccaaaatcactcaggaaacagaggctggtgtatttTATAGAGCTGGATGGTAGACTGCTCTTTgaaataagttccaggacactcaggggtacataataagatcctgaataatatgcaaaaattaatcgAACAAGCAAgataaaaaaacttaaagatctttctcaaaTTTCTACAAagatttatatattcatttgagTTCTGCATAAATATCTAGAAACCTGAAGTTCCTCATTTTCACCTGTAATATTAAtgtgatcttttaaaaatgaaatgtatgtttgaacaaaTACAAAAGGAGATTGAAAACGttagcaatttaaatgttgatcataaataggcAACATGAGGGACAGAGGTATGCctgagtggttaagaacactatctcttcttccagaagacctgggttaaattccctgcacccacatgacagcttataGCTGTCTGTAAAACAAATATGTTCAATAAAATACCTAAGGAAACCCAACCAAGATAAAAAATGTGAAGTAGACtaatgttacctatgattgtatacatataaaaattaaatgaacacaAATGTCACAACTAGACGAAAACAACTCAAAGTGACCTCCGACTTTTTCAAATTACCTTCTAGGTActactgacctttttttttttttttcaaacagagtcTACATGCCCTAGAATTCTCTGAgtaaatggaggtcagcagaaaGGTAGGCTATGGCACAGTAGCCCCTCATGGACCCCTAGTGATTGCAGGCAAACCCAGTCCCACTGATGCCCATAAACAAAACAgtgttaaatagtaattttatgtctaTTTACTACCACATCTATTACAGCACAAGATGTAAAATCTTCCCCATCTAACTACATAACACCATGTACACCTCAAAcctctctgcatctcagaaactccttttaaccctggaattcAGTGCCTTAAGTCCCATCACTGTGGCTGCTATTAGTGGAAAGGTTAAAGcatgctaatcaaatactgctgaaATTTGATCCACATTTTTCCTTGACACTAGTTtccaaaatatttgtaaaaattatCACATAAAATTGAATTTATAAAACAATGTTAAAACTTCCAGAAATGAACTTCGTTTTTCCAAACTGTATTCCCACTgtacaaaaataaacagataattacatgactcaaataagtaatttttaaaactctgctgtgGTATTATAGCCTTTATCTTAAGAATTTAGCAAGGTCAATGCTCTGGGGAGCAATAGACTGGGATCAATGTGACCTAAGCCAACAaagtttgtctcagaaatatttttctaaaatgttgaagatgcagctgttctagatTTATTATCCATCCCCAGGAAGAAAGTACGgtaaacaaaattaaatggttaaagaaaaaaaatatgtgtagcATGTATCTActtctagttaatgctataagagaagAGAGGCTGAACAGATTTTGCATTCCATGCATGCAGTCTTCTTTAAGTCTCGTTTAAGTTTAGGATCCTGGCTATATAGTAAACAATTTCTGAACTagagatttcaagtctagccactgagacaaatgggagatttacacagcaaaggcATTTCTTGAATGATTTATGTACTACACTCCCTTAATGcagcaggtcattattcagtgacagaATATAAGTGAGAGGTCTCAGCGGTTTCAAAtgttaggaaaagtagaaggtagaaaatgtaaaagctaggGTGGATAGGTTTTGCACAAGCTATGTCTTATCCAAAGTAAGCTTCTTAAGAATAGCATATTGTATACttcttggggagaaatggaaggaaacagtagacatctatgaattgatcagaaacTCTCATCCAATGGGATAAAACTACGAGGAGTCTAataaaacaacactgcacaaggggaacacaggatctcaagaacattatttaccaataccacagtgactttggaactgatgagggtgtCTCCATGTTTTGTAAAGGGTTGGGTTCTCATAATATGAAGTAAGTCTTCCTCAAATGCCCTAAGCATGCAGCTCACCCCTTTCCTAGTTTTAGGAAAGGATCACTGctatattttaaaaacctcagattcttggggaaatctcccaaaGCCTACGCCACAAGTTGTACTGGCTTAAGCATATTGGAGGACTGTGAGAAGTTAGGTTTTTCTCCACACATGAGGACCTCAGGGAAAGCTTTATTTGAACAGAgcagccctcaacacaacagtgttttctctaTTCAATTGGTTGCCAtcagatgtcttccccatgtgacagagctgttttgctcaagaagaaaactgaaacttTATGACACACAagtctttaatgttggctgtgagtctgtaatggcaattaagcagcttgttagatgtgtcttctttgacatggagatgggccaatggttggtatgaatcagggttgtctccttggttatggctggagacaaatttgttgactatcctcttaAGCATACATgtgtttcctagcatcctaatctctaacaggcctgcttGGCATGCTACTTAACTACTTAGcgcttagctaaattctacttggtgtgttTTTCTGCCACCTAAACATTGGTAAAACACTTACATCAACAATTCTATGCTTTTACAGCACAGCTTTATATTGAAGTGCTAAACGCATATGTCATTTCAACCTCCACAAATTAATTCCATATGAATCTCATAtctaaatgttaaatgccaaggtcagatcTTGGAGAAGATAGTAGAAACTAGGCTCCTCAGAGTTAGCATCCTACCAAGAATATTTCCATGTTCAAGCATCttctgcaaatactttgtgaacatgAAGCTCCATAATGAGCAGGCCTCAGACCATGTCAGTAACTGAAAGTTTTATTTACCATAATCAAGATGACAACAAGATCATCACACTGAGGAGCAACAGATTGGGATCAAGGTCAACTGAGTCAACATAGAAGAAGCTGACTCAGAAACAATTTTCTAGAAGCCTTGAACTGCAAATGTTCTAGAATTAACATTCATCACAGGAAGAAATCACTCCCTACATCTAAGAGTTTAATATAGAAAACCTCTTTAAAGATAGAATGCATTCAACTATGTATACTGCTCAAAGAGGAACTGACTACAACACATTTTGCATTCCACATATGCTGTCACCCTTAAATCTCTTTCAGGTTCAGGTTCCAAGTTAAACTTTGACTAATTCCTATAGGGACAGAAGACTGAAAGTACAGTCCTGAAAGTAGATAAAATTATACAGAGCAAATCTGTCTTCTAGAGCATAAGCTATAATCTAGAAGATAGATTTTAAGGATTTATGATTGTCAAAATTCCCACacataaaaaggagagagaacactCATGCAaaaaaacatcacagaaaagttAACTATGAGCACTGTGTTTGCAGGTCTTTGATGAAAGCTATACTGAGCTAGTCTAACTTCAGAATATAGTGGCTTTTGTCTCTGAGGAGGCTGGCTCACAACAATACCACAACTGCTAATATGCAGGACCAAAATGAGTTCATTTCAACTAGCCTTAGCTGCAGTCTctctcagggctatgacatcactgcagcaaattccatttcattaagctttattttaatttatatggaTCTTTTGCATGTGTCTTTGCACAGTACCTACAGATGCCAGAAGGGGCCATCAGTTTCCTTGGAAATGAAGATACAGATGGTCAGCTACTAGCTGGTTTCTAAAATATGACCTGTGTCctctgtaacaacacccagtgcttttaactgctatgccactttttctttaaaatttattattttacatgttaattaaaatatattacatcaattTCACCTTGCCAtgtcctttcttcatctcttcccaaattcttccattccaatATTTCTCTTTAAGTATGTGAGCAATTATGTGCAAATATATGAATTAAATCTGAGTCCATTTCTGTTGATTCTGTGTATATGGATTCAGGGCTGAAGTatttccattggatatgtaattAAGGAGCTCATCCCCACCTAAGGCTAATTTTcccacttgcaggagagttccatttaaggagtctgaccctgaagtgacctaagctgtcTTCTagaagaaacattagaaaacacAAAGTGGTAAGTTAATACATTAGCAAAAAAATTGTTGGTGCCATGGCTCTGAGTTTCTGGAGCTGCAGGGAAGATCATGGATATTGGCCTGGGCCAATCAACACCTCTCTTTGTTCTAAGGGCCTCCCACCATACCACTGACCATTCTCTCCTTGGGTGACTTTCAAATCTTGAAATTCCTGCTTCCTTTTTGTAAGCACCATGATTACAGGCTTGTGTTGCCAtacctggctgaggtggcttcaGCTCATTTAGTAATGTTATAGCAATTTGAGCAAGATGAGCAGTTACACATAAACTGTATTATAAAACCACtcatctctgtgagcctgagttTCACTCTGTAAAATAAGGATATAAATCTTCCCCAGTCTTTAGATGACTTATAACAGACTGGATGACAAAGGAAAACAACATTCCTCATAGATAaggttttttaatatatatacttGATCTTGAAGAACTCAGAGCTACATGACACCGATTGCATTAATAGATGTTTTGTAGAGTGAGTCACATTACATTAGTAAACTAAACCAGGACAAATAGAAGAAATTCCACATTCCTAATACTTATTGGAATTTTGCACAGTGTAATACTGCAGATGTATTCCCAATGAATTTGGAAAAGTAATTATCttagtttaatatttattttaatatattagtaATTAGTTTAATGTATTTGTGATCTATTAGTTAGAATGGATTTTGATAATGTGATACAAGTTTACAATTAACTTATAAACAATTAATTATTTAgctaaaaatgaaatatagattCACAGTGTTATCACTATCCAATTTTTCCTTACAAAGATGTGTTGAATATTTCAGAATATACTGACATATGGATGTTGTTTATCTGAACATCACTTGGAAGGAGTACGCTTTGCCAGATTTGCTCTAGAAAAGCTCTGCAAGCATGTGATGCTGGTGACCTACAAGATCCTCACTCGTATAGGATGACCAgtgattattttacaatttaaccattgttaactaattaataattaataacaatgtaTTTATCACAAATAGAAAGTGCACTCAGAGTAGTGAGTACTACATATCTTCTGCTTGTTCTCTGAGAAAGATTTATGTTGCTTCTTTTGGTATCCCTAGGCTCACATGGCTTATAAGTATTTTGACAAATTATAtccctattaaaagaaaaataacaagtgaAACATTATCATATTCATATAGTTTGacattttgttccttgtggaCATGTGGTATaaggattaaggtttctccacaacaacattcttgactctcataaactTCCCCTGTCTAAACAAGTATATGAATGAGTAACACGAGCTTTACTGTGgattatttgcttattagaaTGTTATTGAAcatatatgttggtataatgttccttTGGAATGTATAcgatttatccttgttcattcaaaggctgatttctctaccccactatctgttttcaatccagacactgcattgtaatgcttattctaagtatcacctgtctcaagtttgtgtaagtctcaagtttgtgtaaacatgccaccacttgtctatattgtcaattaaacaaccagccccagtgctgtgcaatggggaGGATGAGGTGGAACATCCTGattgggaaaggagagaaggaagtgaggaggagagatcagcaggagagaacttggaaccatgagTAGAGATGAGCTGGACCCTAAAATATGACTGAAAgcaataatgggtgaaatctgaatggttggaaactatgcgggcttggaggttcaagatgaaataactattgcccagaataGTGTgctgggttaattaaataaatctcagtCTCTGCATCATAATTTGGGTATATAGTTGGTTTAGAATTAACCACCGTGGCAGCCAAAATGGAGTTGGTAGTCAAAAAGAGTGTGTATTGCTATTTGGTGCTGAGTTTGAGCAGTGGcttctggtaattggaatttcacctcctggccttggcaaaCATGGGTATTATCTAAAGCTCAGTTTCTCACAGACTGACTTGGGCATTCCTTACAGCTGGGTGTTTTATCCCTGAGAACTATAGAATAAATTCCTTACAACCATGGAAACCAGATAAGTAAAATTTTTGTAACCTTGAGTAAATCCTCAGCTGCTTTGCTAAGTGATACTGTTACCTTGAGATAATtgcttgtgacatcataatttatAAGCACTGTTTAAAGGCTCAATAAatggcaccttgatcagagtCTTGCTTTGGTGTCTTCCTTGTGTCACCCTGCTCTTTTTCCCCCAGCCCTCACTTAGGCAGATTCAACTGTTGCGGTAGGCAGTGAAAAACCACTACTTAACTAAAGGTAAATAATAGTAACCATTAAGAaacacaacaaatggcacccaactaatctaaatatcgacaccctttaaatcatacttcaacataatttggtggaataagctcccagtgatacaacccaaatttaaaacctaaaatctcCTGGGTCAATTACTGTccctttaagagagactcttaaacaggctcagaagcaaaaggcagcctacagTGGGAAGATCTGAGACTGAACATAATAAAACTGAAGGCTGTtacagtctaacaggagggggacacaagcatggcttccttatactgtggctggctcagagcaacagcagcagccatggctggaaggaaaaggaactgtaggcagacagatctctagacagagcttggcataGAAGtgcgtctaaaacaaacaaacaaaaaaatgccatggcagagggggttttaatccctttggctttgttttggttgtcatagtcgtggatctggttgcaatatgtttaaggGTGAtgggtcttctccatgccttctaagagaaagttcaaggagaaaatgggagaaaacccaaagattggaatactaagttacagacaataaaaAGGTTATTccccctaataaaaattagattaataacaactaaaatccaaaactctctggctacaagatacttgtcagctctttctggtaaaggTCCACCATTTAAATATAACAACGACTAAATCCAAAAAATAACCAACTTGCTTGTTACAGTCTAATTCACACAACTGACCCAAAATGTAATATTTTCatgtctctttgcttgattttcatttaaaggctttgcttTACAATGATATGAATTTGAGACTATttaaacaagttggtgaaggcacattcctttaatcccaacacaaagtaaaaagaatcaGGCATATCACAGAGTTGCTGATCagtctaatttacataataaaagggtGGCATCTCCTGCTGTTATAGCCACTTGCAGaaataagattcaaaatgacaacattttccttaaggttaccatgtaatttcttttctcttaataATAAATTCTATGTCTTTACTGTTCTAAAGATTGGATACATaccaattttaggtttatgtagagAGAAATTATATCACATTGacctaaaaaggccagccaatctcaaaAACTGGTACTTCCACAAAACTGGTATAAAAGGGTATTTTggcttaagaaatatgttctgtAGGTCAATGTCAGTactcaaaattaggctgggagacaaacatgcaaactgcatgtcTCCCAtgtataaaaacttttaaatgctgactaaattaagatgtcacactgctctggaagcagGCTTATCCTTTCAACTGTGAGACATGTTCACAGAAGACAAATGTTGATCATGCTTGatgtaaaaaaagacacaggaggcttacagatggaaaagtacacaccagcctagttaagtcctaAAAGATCAAAATttataattcatatgtttaaaaggcagaactgtccatcccatatcaaagaaggggcaagccaaagatagacaaaacaaatgtcaaaacccaggtgcaagatgcctaggatatgtttaaatgctaaaggtaaaagggagtttatataaagtttagctataaaggcttaatttcccattctgtataaaaaagagacaagccaaagaatagccacagCCAATGTAAAAAtctaggtacaagatgcctagggtttGCTTAAATactaaaggtaaaagggagtttTTATTAAGTTTGGTTATGAAGGGATAACTGCCCATACTATAGAGGATAGTACAAAAACAGCTGCAACTTATGTAAAAACCTAGGCataaacctctaaacaggtacaagatggcCAGGGTATGCTTAAAGTCTAAATTAAAAAAGgcgtttatataaagtttacttaaagcaTGCCTTTTTAATTGCTCAAAGCAACcaatttgtcacagcaatgggaggccttctctcaggaaataggtagcagcttggcctaataaaACAGGCACTCAAGAGCccaaaaatgtaattttgatctatacaaccttgttttgattttaacatgataatgattgtatgttcaataataatggtaacttatattgctgatccctttacatgggaa
This region includes:
- the LOC132651314 gene encoding zinc finger protein 120-like; this translates as MHTGVDHYECSQYVNAFAHKSHILRHKRIHIGEKPHECNRCGKAYASNSGLLRPGTHTGEKPYECNQCGKAFVRNSHLLIHKRTHTGEKPYECNQCGEAFACNSKLLVHKRTHTGEKPYECNQCDKAFASNSNLLVHKRTHTGEKPYECNQCGKAFARNSHLLRHKRTHTGEKPYECNQCGKAFAHNSNLVHKRTHTGGKPYECN